In Eupeodes corollae chromosome 3, idEupCoro1.1, whole genome shotgun sequence, a single genomic region encodes these proteins:
- the LOC129951283 gene encoding phospholipid scramblase 1 — MLQDNSVRNLQYDREIRVAQQPRFDPTVFEGPTSITSVPREPQGNLRIPLPVSTIENQPTNGSRTYIPLSGYDILADLPSVHIEQTFELNATLTSVSSENRYTVRSPFGDAIFSASESSTSNHRLCWGSNRPFQMHILDKTHQEALSLHRELALGMLCCQPKNLEVWAPPGDLLGRIVQIPSVLVPEFVIENEFHDHLYRIEGQNNAGFCCFCPPKETYFKIYNGNDMSASIHRKWSQRSSQYTTNIYYSDPSMDIKSKALCLGAAFLMEYLYFQSKF, encoded by the exons ATGCTCCAGGATAATTCTGTACGGAATTTACAATATGATCGAGAAATTCGTGTTGCCCAACAGCCGAGATTTGATCCCACAG tttttgaagggCCAACAAGTATCACCTCAGTCCCTCGAGAACCTCAAG gtaACTTGCGTATTCCCCTGCCTGTATCAACTATAGAAAACCAACCAACAAATGGAAGTCGAACTTATATCCCATTATCGGGCTATGATATTTTAGCTGATTTGCCATCGGTTCATATTGAACAGACCTTTGAGTTGAATGCAA CTCTCACATCAGTGTCTTCAGAAAATCGCTATACAGTACGATCACCCTTTGGAGACGCCATATTTTCTGCATCTGAAAGTTCAACATCTAATCATCGTTTGTGTTGGGGTTCCAACCGGCCATTTCAAATGCATATACTGGACAAAACTCACCAAGAGGCATTATCACTGCATCGAGAATTAGCCTTGGGTATGCTTTGCTGCCAGCCAAAGAATTTAGAAGTCTGGGCACCACCTGGAGATCTTTTGGGGAGAATAGTTCAAATACCATCGGTGTTGGTGCCTGAATTTGTAATAGAAAACGAATTCCATGATCATTTGTATCGGATCGAGGGTCAGAATAATGCTggattttgttgcttttgtccTCCAAAGGAGACATATTTTAAG ATTTATAATGGCAATGATATGAGTGCTTCAATTCATCGAAAATGGTCACAGAGGAGCTCACAATACACAACAAATATCTATTATAGCGATCCAAGTATGGATATTAAATCGAAAGCATTGTGCTTAGGAGCGGCATTTTTAATG gaatatctttattttcaatCTAAATTTTAA